In one Gadus morhua chromosome 15, gadMor3.0, whole genome shotgun sequence genomic region, the following are encoded:
- the sgms1a gene encoding phosphatidylcholine:ceramide cholinephosphotransferase 1, translated as MKDVTEWSEQDVLRWLCEEGMQEYCDALGGADGTALLRLTEADFRSPPLKLVSSDGGRQLLERLETLRIAAHIAAAHRNGHLPNGHSNGHLPNGVWKAEANGAPPPPPPRLNGVRHEMVHIPIPNASASSGPVTTSSSSRSHFPSEWGKTAVAFLYAVVCFVTTTVVISLVHERVPTKEHTPPLPDKFFDLFDRVEWAFSICEINGMLLVGLWIVQWTFLKYRSIIGRRFFFIVGTLYLYRCVTMYITTLPVPGMHFKCSPKLMGNWEVQMRRIMKMIAGGGLSITGSHTMCGDYLYSGHTVMLTLTYLFIKEYSPKRLWWYHWICWTLSAVGIFCILLAHDHYTVDVVVAYFITTRLFWWYHTLANQQSLKETSQSNPFSRVWWYRLFQYFEENVNGIVPRNYQLPLSWRLSHWNRNVQYSKLEVH; from the exons ATGAAGGACGTGACGGAGTGGTCGGAGCAGGACGTGTTGCGGTGGCTGTGCGAGGAGGGCATGCAGGAATACTGCGATGCCCTGGGAGGCGCAGACGGCACCGCCCTCCTACGGCTCACCGAGGCCGACTTCCGGTCGCCGCCGCTGAAGCTGGTGTCGTCCGACGGTGGGCGGCAGCTGCTGGAGCGACTGGAGACGCTGCGGATCGCGGCGCACATCGCCGCAGCGCACCGGAACGGCCATCTGCCCAACGGGCACTCCAACGGACACTTGCCCAATGGCGTGTGGAAGGCTGAGGCGAAcggcgcgccgccgccgccgccgccacggctCAACGGCGTGCGGCACGAGATGGTGCACATCCCCATCCCCAACGCGAGCGCCTCCAGCGGCCccgtcaccacctcctcctcctcgcgctCCCACTTCCCGTCTGAGTGGGGCAAGACGGCGGTGGCCTTCCTGTACGCGGTGGTCTGCTTCGTGACCACCACCGTGGTCATCTCGCTGGTGCACGAGCGCGTTCCCACCAAGGAGCACACGCCCCCGCTCCCGGACAAGTTCTTCGACCTGTTCGACCGCGTGGAGTGGGCCTTCTCCATCTGCGAGATTAACGGCATGCTGCTAGTGGGGCTGTGGATCGTACAGTGGACCTTCCTCAAGTACAG GTCTATCATTGGCCGACGGTTCTTCTTCATTGTCGGGACACTGTACTTGTACCGCTGTGTCACCATGTATATAACCACCCTGCCTGTTCCTGGCATGCACTTCAAGTGCTCTCCAAAG CTCATGGGGAACTGGGAGGTCCAGATGAGGAGGATAATGAAGATGATCGCAGGCGGCGGGCTGTCCATCACAGGATCCCACACCATGTGTGGTGATTACCTGTACAGCGGGCACACAGTCATGCTGACGCTAACATATCTCTTCATTAAAGAGT ATTCTCCGAAGAGACTCTGGTGGTACCACTGGATATGCTGGACCCTGAGTGCTGTTGGTATCTTCTGCATCCTGCTGGCCCACGACCACTACactgtggatgtggtggtggcaTACTTTATCACAACCCGCCTCTTCTGGTGGTACCACACTCTGGCCAACCAGCAG TCCCTTAAAGAGACGTCCCAGAGCAACCCGTTCTCTCGGGTGTGGTGGTACAGACTTTTCCAGTACTTTGAAGAGAATGTGAACGGCATAGTCCCTCGGAACTACCAGCTGCCGTTGTCATGGAGACTGTCCCATTGGAACCGGAACGTACAGTACAGCAAACTGGAAgtccactga
- the LOC115559836 gene encoding multiple inositol polyphosphate phosphatase 1, protein MGRIYFRPTCILYTLYAFLGAIICCRPMLKDARATVTSSIPTIARYFTTKGRYEEVNPHLIGDIYAVNTSVLQALSPGCREMHLSTIIRHGTRYPTSKSVEKMQRLYNLIVHNASGNAIWVREIKEKFVMRYTEEMDGRLADKGVLDHKHLAVRLSKLFPSLVSREKLRGGKISFVTSSKHRCVNSTLAFKRGLTDLWSVEEEVEHTVNDTLMRFFDECPRFVKEVEEKPGSMAERDKFELGPEMQRVGEKMADRLGLPYNLINADMAQAAFHFCAYEFALNTVNSPWCRLFDEVDAQVMEYLNDLKQYWKRGYGHLINSQSSCILFHDLFSRLDKAAEESKSGGPISEAVSIQVGHADTLLPLLTLLGLFKDEVRLTAANFAAQGGRSFRTSRTLPYAANLVVALYDCDEGGELRVQALLNEEPLTFPGMEAAPLYRVLRQHYLPLLKSCVFEEVCRLPPQRK, encoded by the exons ATGGGTAGGATTTATTTTAGGCCTACATGCATTTTGTATACTTTGTATGCATTTTTAGGCGCTATTATATGTTGTAGGCCTATGCTTAAAGATGCCCGGGCGACTGTTACTTCGAGCATCCCAACGATTGCGCGATATTTCACTACAAAAGGAAGATATGAGGAAGTCAATCCACATCTTATTGGGGACATATATGCTGTAAACACATCAGTTTTACAAGCCCTCTCTCCAGGATGTCGCGAAATGCATTTGTCCACCATAATACGCCATGGGACACGGTACCCAACGAGCAAAAGCGTGGAGAAGATGCAGAGGCTGTACAACCTCATTGTACACAATGCTTCTGGAAATGCCATCTGGGTGCGTGAGATTAAGGAAAAATTCGTCATGCGGTACACCGAAGAAATGGACGGACGCCTTGCCGATAAAGGTGTACTGGATCACAAGCATCTGGCCGTCAGGTTGTCGAAGCTCTTTCCATCTTTGGTGTCAAGGGAGAAGCTGCGAGGTGGAAAGATTAGCTTCGTCACCAGCTCGAAGCACAGGTGCGTTAACAGCACCTTGGCTTTCAAGAGAGGACTCACAGACCTGTGGAGTGTTGAAG AGGAAGTTGAGCACACGGTGAACGATACCCTGATGCGGTTCTTCGACGAGTGTCCCCGGTTTGTTAAGGAAGTGGAAGAGAAACCCGGCTCTATGGCCGAGCGCGACAAGTTTGAGTTAGGACCGGAAAtgcagagggtgggggagaagaTGGCAGACCGCCTCGGCCTTCCATACAACCTCATCAACGCAG ATATGGCACAAGCTGCGTTTCATTTCTGTGCCTATGAGTTCGCACTCAACACGGTCAACTCCCCCTGGTGTAGGCTTTTTGATGAAGTCGATGCTCAG GTAATGGAGTATTTAAATGACCTGAAGCAATACTGGAAGAGGGGCTATGGCCATCTGATTAACAGCCAATCGAGCTGCATTCTGTTCCATGACCTTTTCAGTCGGCTAGACAAGGCAGCAGAGGAGAGCAA gtccGGCGGTCCCATTTCGGAGGCGGTGAGCATCCAGGTGGGCCATGCCGATACCCTCCTCCCACTGCTCACCCTGCTGGGTCTCTTCAAGGACGAGGTCCGGCTGACGGCCGCCAACTTCGCCGCGCAGGGGGGGCGCTCCTTCCGCACCAGCCGCACGCTGCCCTACGCCGCCAACCTGGTGGTTGCGCTGTACGACTGCGACGAGGGCGGCGAGCTCAGGGTGCAGGCACTGCTCAACGAGGAGCCGCTGACCTTCCCCGGCATGGAGGCCGCGCCCCTGTACCGCGTCCTCAGGCAGCACTATCTCCCACTGCTGAAGAGCTGTGTCTTTGAGGAGGTGTGCCGGCTGCCCCCCCAGCGCAAGTAG
- the LOC115559513 gene encoding uncharacterized protein LOC115559513: MEFESEVMNAYMQLLVRDFNAKSTDRAMAIDTFEMSNIWKRKQPKVKLDPHMYKYILGIINENHHWKLTVMIPSQKKALLLDPLGESSTDINRCKDVTRAFMRLRGINVSRWGCDTVPHPRQTDSTSCGPFVLKFAECILKGENCKFNTSRKGVGEMRRAIATALLENTDDLTEVCHQCGQTDNPETDEDVQWISCERCQRWYHQSCAKHMMESPHLCLACNTDRTARRERALAR; encoded by the exons ATGGAGTTTGAGAGTGAG gTCATGAATGCCTACATGCAGCTACTGGTGCGAGACTTTAATGCGAAGTCAACCGACAGGGCTATGGCAATAGACACATTTGAGATGTCCAACATATGGAAAAGGAAACAACCAAAAGTGAAG CTGGATCCACACATGTACAAGTACATCCTTGGGATCATCAATGAGAACCACCACTGGAAACTCACT gtcaTGATCCCATCACAAAAAAAGGCTCTCTTACTCGATCCTCTTGGGGAATCCAGTACCGACATAAATAGGTGCAAAGATGTAACAAG AGCCTTCATGAGACTTAGGGGGATCAATGTGTCCAGATGGGGATGCGACACAGTCCCACACCCTCGTCAGACTGACAGTACCTCCTGCGGGCCCTTTGTATTGAAA TTTGCTGAATGTATCCTTAaaggtgaaaactgcaaattcAATACATCAAGAAAAGGTGTAGGGGAAATGCGAAGGGCAATCGCAACTGCTCTCCTTGAGAATACTG ATGACCTGACTGAGGTATGCCACCaatgtggacagacagacaatccaGAAACAGACGAGGACGTACAATGG ATTTCCTGTGAACGGTGCCAACGCTGGTATCATCAGAGCTGTGCAAAACATATGATGGAATCGCCACACCTCTGTCTAGCCTGTAACACAGACAGGacagccaggagagagagggcactgGCACGCTAG